From a region of the Lactuca sativa cultivar Salinas chromosome 4, Lsat_Salinas_v11, whole genome shotgun sequence genome:
- the LOC111896366 gene encoding uncharacterized protein LOC111896366: MAIAIKCQNLITLLVLLNLAFLMNARPLSILNTVNCPDENDQLFDRFSLGSIKEGPSPGIGHKVEDKTTLGGIKVGPSLGAKDGYTHEPSHGIENVFNIETLVGVKDGPSPGIGHKVVNVESLGNLKNSGPSPGAGH, encoded by the coding sequence ATGGCTATAGCTATTAAGTGCCAAAATCTTATAACCCTTCTCGtgttactcaacttggcattcttGATGAATGCTCGACCTTTAAGTATTCTAAATACTGTTAATTGTCCAGATGAAAATGATCAGTTGTTTGATCGGTTTTCTTTGGGTTCCATTAAAGAAGGACCAAGTCCTGGCATAGGACACAAGGTTGAAGATAAGACAACTCTCGGAGGAATCAAGGTTGGACCTAGTCTTGGAGCAAAAGACGGATATACACATGAACCTAGCCATGGAATTGAAAATGTGTTCAACATTGAGACCTTGGTTGGAGTCAAAGATGGACCAAGTCCAGGAATTGGACACAAGGTTGTAAACGTTGAGTCGCTTGGAAATCTTAAGAACTCTGGTCCAAGCCCTGGTGCGGGTCACTAG
- the LOC111896356 gene encoding protein MRG1 gives MGSSKDDSATDGDKSTGNRRRPESNSNLFSDGEKVLAFHGPRIYEAKVQKAEIRKNEWKYFVHYLGWNKNWDEWVGVDRLMKYTEENILKQQALDKKQGVDKNSKGRSTQTKPKISNDVKVEKEDVKSSGAKGKKRKSDSSIEKENASVEKPVKIQIPSSLKKQLVDDWEFVNHQDKLVNLPRSPNVDDILAKYLEYRSKKDGMMTDAVGEILKGLRCYFDRALPVILLYNKERKQFQELITDNNNNISPSTIYGAEHLLRLFVKLPELLPYVNIEEDLAMRLQQKFLDFLKFMQKNQSSFFISSYDGMKVSDRGKMVQE, from the exons ATGGGGAGTTCCAAGGACGATTCCGCCACCGACGGCGACAAATCCACCGGTAATCGCCGCCGTCCCGAATCCAATTCCAACCTCTTCTCCGACGGAGAGAAAGTCCTCGCTTTTCACGGCCCTCGTATATACGAAGCTAAG GTTCAAAAGGCTGAGATACGAAAGAATGAGTGGAAATACTTTGTGCATTACCTT GGTTGGAATAAAAA CTGGGATGAATGGGTTGGAGTTGACAGATTAATGAAATACACAGAAGAAAACATTTTAAAGCAACAAGCACTTGACAAAAAACAAGGTGTTGACAAAAACTCAAAAGGAAGATCAACTCAAACTAAACCCAAAATATCAAATG ATGTAAAGGTGGAAAAAGAAGATGTGAAGAGTAGTG GGgcaaaagggaaaaagaggaagagtGATTCGAGTATAGAG AAAGAGAATGCATCTGTTGAAAAGCCTGTAAAGATTCAAATTCCATCTTCTCTAAAAAAACAACTTGTGGATGATTGGGAATTTGTTAATCATCAAGATAAg ctTGTTAATCTTCCACGATCTCCAAATGTTGATGACATTTTGGCAAAGTATCTTGAATACAGGTCAAAGAAAGATGGGAT GATGACAGATGCAGTTGGAGAGATTCTGAAAGGATTAAGATGTTATTTTGATAGAGCTTTACCAGTTATTCTATTATATAATAAAGAACgcaaacaatttcaagaattaattacagataataataataatatttctcCTTCAACAATTTATGGAGCTGAACATCTCCTACGTCTTtttg tTAAATTGCCAGAGTTATTGCCATATGTGAACATAGAAGAGGATCTTGCCATGCGTTTGCAACAAAAATTTCTCGACTTTCTCAA GTTTATGCAAAAGAATCAAAGCTCTTTCTTTATTTCTTCGTATGATGGGATGAAGGTTTCTGACAGGGGCAAAATGGTCCAGGAGTAA
- the LOC111896355 gene encoding probable cinnamyl alcohol dehydrogenase: MHLNKIKYSNDLYVHIYIHIHNIKISNKQINFLLKTETFKIMEGRKVTGWAARDSSAILSPYSFHLRKTGPEDVLFKVLYCGVDHSDLHQLKNEIHFTTYPLVAGHEVVGEVMEVGSEVKKFNIGDIVGVGCIVGSCGECWCCKTNKEQYCSKMVFTYNAINNDGSFTQGGFSSAMVVHQNYVVNIPENLAPEQAAPLLCAGVTAFSPLKQFIKSDEVIRAGILGLGGVGHLGVLIAKAMGHHVTVISSSDKKKHEALTDLGADCFLVSSNHDEMEKSLNSLDYILDTIPVSHQLQTYLPLLKVEGKIFIVGAAPEPLQFGASGLILGKKTISGSFIGSIEETQEILDFWVEKGLKTMIEVVKMDYVNKAFERMVKNDVRYRFVLDVAGSDLE; the protein is encoded by the exons ATGCACCTAAACAAAATCAAATACTCCAATGATTTGTACgtgcatatatatatacacatacacaatATTAAAATTAGCAACAAACAGATTAATTTCTTACTAAAAACAGAAACTTTTAAGATTATGGAGGGAAGAAAAGTTACCGGTTGGGCTGCTAGAGACTCATCTGCCATTCTTTCTCCTTACTCTTTTCATCTCCG GAAAACAGGTCCAGAAGATGTATTGTTCAAGGTGTTGTATTGTGGAGTTGATCACAGTGATCTTCATCAACTGAAGAACGAAATTCACTTCACTACCTACCCTTTAGTTGCAGG ACATGAAGTGGTTGGAGAAGTTATGGAGGTGGGATCAGAAGTGAAGAAATTCAACATAGGCGACATTGTTGGAGTCGGATGTATTGTGGGATCTTGTGGTGAATGTTGGTGTTGTAAAACCAACAAAGAACAATATTGCAGCAAAATGGTGTTCACTTACAATGCCATTAACAACGACGGAAGCTTTACTCAAGGAGGATTCTCCTCCGCCATGGTCGTCCATCAAAA CTACGTAGTCAACATACCGGAAAACCTAGCTCCGGAGCAGGCAGCGCCGCTGCTATGTGCCGGAGTAACGGCGTTCAGTCCGTTGAAACAGTTCATCAAATCCGACGAGGTTATCAGAGCAGGAATTTTAGGGCTGGGAGGAGTCGGACATCTAGGGGTTTTAATCGCGAAGGCGATGGGCCACCATGTGACGGTGATAAGCTCTTCCGATAAGAAGAAACACGAGGCGTTAACCGATTTAGGCGCCGATTGTTTCTTAGTGAGCTCGAATCACGACGAAATGGAGAAATCGTTGAACAGCCTTGATTATATACTCGACACCATACCAGTTTCTCACCAATTACAAACTTACCTTCCACTTCTGAAAGTCGAAGGTAAGATATTCATCGTCGGAGCTGCTCCTGAGCCATTGCAGTTCGGTGCATCTGGTTTGATCTTAG GAAAGAAAACGATAAGTGGAAGCTTCATCGGAAGCATTGAAGAGACACAAGAGATTCTGGATTTTTGGGTTGAGAAAGGTTTGAAGACGATGATCGAAGTAGTGAAGATGGATTATGTTAACAAAGCATTTGAGAGAATGGTGAAGAATGATGTGAGGTATAGGTTTGTGCTTGATGTGGCTGGGAGTGACCTTGAGTGA